ggtctctgtctctgtctctctgtctgtttgtctctctctttttgcctccagggtgatatccagctcagtgccagcactacaaatccactgctcctttttctttggggggggggggataggacagagaaaaattgagagaggagggggaggttgagaggagacagacttgcttcactgcttgagagtcgatgttcagcttcactaggGGAGGGGGGTCCCGACactgtcctttggtggtgggaatggcgttgatgtacactcctattaacttgtagtctcctAAGGCCaatctccctgcaggcagggagctgggggctcgaacccagatccttgagcgagtccttgagctttgcattatATGCACTCAGTCTGGTGCATTACTGCCCTGGtccctctttccctatttcccaatttctctgtctctacccaataatgaataaaaaaataatatcaatATAAAACTCAGAAGTGGGAATTGCTCAGCTGCGCAGAACAGGACTCGAACACCTAAAGCTCTCGGTTCCATTCCCAGCACCGTctgcgccagagtgatgctctggcctctctctcatgTGAGACTCAGATTTCAGGTGAAATAAACAAAaccagctgtgtgtgtgtatcctggtGTGCACTGTGGCGTCCTGGGCAGCACAGCACATCCTGTGTGGGGAGAGACACATATGAGGTCTGCCGTCAGGGGTTTCGGGTTCAAATCCTCAGCTGTCTTTTCCTAGCCGTGTACCTTCAGGCTTGTGGCCTGACCTCTCTGAGCCCTGGTCTCTCTTCAGACCATGAGATGTCggggcattttttctttttttaatatttattcccttttgttgcccttgttttattgttgtcgttgttggataggacagagagaaatggagagaggagtggcagacagagaggggcagagaaagacagacacctgcagacctgcttcaccgcctgggaagcgactcccctgcagggatccttatgctttgcgccacctgcgcttaagccgctgcgctcgCGCCTGACTCCCGTCGGGGCATTTTCTATGGGAAGCTCTTCCATCCTGGCCAGACCTGGCAGGTCGTGGCCCTTGCTGTCAGGAGCCTACCTGTCAGAGGGCCCTGCCTTAACTGCGTGGTCTGGTTCTTGGTGAAGGAGGCCACCAGCTCCAGGTCGTTGAGGTCTGGGGGAGAGGTGCGGAAAGGCCAGTGGTCAGCTGGACTCCTGGCTGGGGAGGGGACAGCCCCACAGCAGGGCGTCCCTgggcagcccccctcccccactcaccCACTTTCCCCAAGAAAGCGTTGACCGCGTAGTCGCGGAAGAAGGGCCCCTCCATGGCCAGCAGCAAGGCCTGGGCGCGGGCCTGCAGCCGCTCCAGGTGGATGCGCTTGGGGCTCAGCGCGGCGCGCAGCTCGCCCAGCGCCTGGCGCACCGAGGGGTCGCACTGCAGGCAGCCCCGCGCCCCGCGGGCGCCCAGCGCCAGGAGCAGCAGCAGAGCCAAGGCTGCAggcatggcgggggggggggggctgtgacgTCACAGAGGGCGGCCCAGGCGGcggggggcggggcaggggactaagcacctactatgtgctggGCGTGGTGCTGagagctagtggggaggggtcaTCCAGAACAAAGAAGATCCTCCCCTGCCCTGTTGGatctccattcattcattcattcactcattcattcattcgataTTTACCaagcacctactatgtgcagGGAGCAAGAGGCACCCCAGAAGACAGGAAGGTTCCCCTCTGCCCGTTTGGATCTCAGAGTCTTTTAGTGGACATTTACCAAGCTCCTACTACGTGCTGAGTATGAAGCTGGGATGTATGTGGGGGAGGGATGCTGAAGATTTCTTCCCTGCCTTCTTAGAAATTACATTCAGTCAGGGAGTCGGCagcagcgcaatgggttaagcgcaggtggcacaaaacacaaggaccagcataaggatcccagttcaagctcccggctccccacctgcaggggagtcgcttcacaggcggtgaagcaggtctgcaggtgtctgtctttctcttcctctctctgtcttcccctcctctctccatttctctctgtcctatccaacaatgacggcaacaataataattacaacaataaaacaagggcagcagaagggaataaatattttttaaaggaaaaattataaataattaaaaaaaaagaaattacattcaGTCATCCAAAGGGTATTTACCAAGCACCTACTATGGGCTGGGTGTGACACTGGGATCCAGGGGGAGAATCCAGAAAAACAAGCTTCCTCCCAGATCCCAGATCATTCACTCAACATACAGAGCACTACTGTGTGCTGGACAGTTCTAGCAGGGGGAGATTTCAGGAAAACACGAGGGTTCGTTCCTGTCTTCTTggatcattcactcattcattcaaccaacacatatctttttaaaagcttttttattttattttattttatttattcctttttgttgccctt
The DNA window shown above is from Erinaceus europaeus chromosome 2, mEriEur2.1, whole genome shotgun sequence and carries:
- the IZUMO2 gene encoding izumo sperm-egg fusion protein 2 isoform X3 codes for the protein MPAALALLLLLALGARGARGCLQCDPSVRQALGELRAALSPKRIHLERLQARAQALLLAMEGPFFRDYAVNAFLGKVDLNDLELVASFTKNQTTQLRQGPLTGLLKEEVLDCLHCQKTSPMCIKNKYCFVDGQPRMSLQYKEGRGPRSQVLLGMVISVALAALLFVAILVSAVTYRENRKLLLK